One part of the Prunus persica cultivar Lovell chromosome G5, Prunus_persica_NCBIv2, whole genome shotgun sequence genome encodes these proteins:
- the LOC18778038 gene encoding protein MEI2-like 1 isoform X2, which yields MPDYQVGVDGTVATPGSMFSHSLPSRKLLPIGAQSADYLDMPQSNLAGEQTERLSIGGVANISKASWKPMDHQPKLWSDLSTKPTPYSSAGSKTVLHGAEHESSLFSSSLSEIFSRKLRLLKNDLIPHQATNNVASRHEEEPFESLEEIEAQTIGNLLPDENDLFSGVIDGLGYNTHAIIGDGFEDFDLFSSGGGMELEGEICAGLSDSDFSGGVSNGLGGCNGSIVGEHPNGEHPSRTLFVRNINSNVEDLELKSLFERFGDIRALYTACKHRGFVMISYYDIRAAQNALRALQSKPLRRRKLDIHFSIPKDNPSDKDINQGTLVLFNLDSSVSNDELSKTFGSYGEIKEIRETPHKPHNKFIEFYDVRAAEVALHALNRSEIGGKQIKLEPSRPGGVRRGLVQVSEQEQDEYKFGHSPSESLSTGCKAMLRPGMVESSCMVNGSNLGLHSAVRSPVSALIENALLHPSSSVPDTLPSPATVASAGRKFSLCEPDHSLDDVKFGNQCIPSLHPHSLPEYHDIAHGIPCNSSGAIANMTGNVGLRMSEGTDRRPTCGVNANGHLMELNGGAFGSPGNGSCPVHAHPYLWNNSNSYQKHPSSPMMWQNSPSFTNGPNAHRFPQMPGFHRTPPHMLNSTSPVQHHVGSAPAVNPSLWERHAYSGESPDTSSLHLGSLGIAHFPSSPQMHPMEIPSHNIFSLVGGNFLDMTTSARQRSSQEICHMFPGRNSMSSMPTSFDSPNERVRHLSHRRNEANSNIADKRQYELDIERILRGEDRRTTLMIKNIPNKYTSKMLLAAIDEQCRGIYDFLYLPIDFKNKCNVGYAFINMVDPHQIVPFFKAFNGKKWEKFNSEKVASLAYARIQGKSALIAHFQNSSLMNEDKRCRPILFHTEGPNAGDPEPFPMGTNIRSRPGKPRTAGYEDNHNQGSPSANGEESSKVLGLGGSFNSSKESD from the exons ATGCCTGATTACCAAG TGGGAGTGGATGGAACGGTAGCCACACCTGGCAGCATGTTCAGTCATTCTTTACCCTCAAGAAAGCTTTTACCAATTGGGGCACAATCAGCAGATTACTTGGATATGCCACAATCCAATCTGGCTGGGGAACAAACAGAAAGGCTAAGCATTGGCGGAGTTGCCAACATCTCCAAGGCCTCGTGGAAACCTATGGATCACCAACCAAAATTGTGGTCAGACTTGTCCACAAAGCCAACACCTTATAGCTCGGCTGGCAGCAAAACTGTTCTTCATGGCGCCGAGCATGAAAGTAGTCTGTTCTCAAGTTCGTTGTCTGAAATTTTTAGTAGAAAGT TGAGATTACTAAAGAATGATTTAATACCTCATCAAGCTACTAATAATGTTGCTTCCCGACATGAGGAAGAACCCTTTGaatctcttgaagaaattgaggCACAAACGATTGGGAATCTCCTTCCTGATGAAAATGACTTGTTTTCCGGCGTGATAGATGGGCTGGGTTATAATACTCATGCTATTATTGGTGATGGATTTGAAGATTTTGATCTCTTTAGCAGTGGTGGTGGCATGGAACTAGAAGGAGAAATCTGTGCAGGACTCTCTGATTCTGATTTTAGTGGGGGAGTTTCCAATGGTCTAGGGGGTTGTAATGGCTCAATTGTGGGTGAACACCCTAATGGTGAACACCCTTCTAGAACACTTTTTGTCCGGAATATTAATAGCAATGTTGAAGATTTGGAGTTGAAGTCTCTTTTTGAG CGATTTGGAGATATCCGGGCACTTTACACAGCCTGCAAACATCGTGGGTTTGTTATGATTTCTTATTATGATATAAGGGCAGCCCAAAATGCACTAAGAGCACTTCAAAGTAAGCCACTGAGGCGTAGGAAGCTTGACATACATTTTTCGATACCTAAG GACAATCCTTCTGATAAAGATATTAACCAAGGAACGCTGGTGTTATTCAACCTCGATTCTTCTGTTTCTAATGATGAGCTTTCTAAAACTTTTGGATCTTATggagaaattaaagaa aTCCGTGAGACTCCACACAAGCCTCATAACAAGTTCATAGAATTTTATGATGTTAGAGCTGCAGAAGTTGCTCTTCATGCGTTGAATAGGAGTGAAATTGGTGGGAAGCAGATCAAGCTTGAACCAAGCCGTCCAGGGGGTGTAAGGAGGGG TTTGGTTCAAGTTTCTGAGCAGGAGCAAGATGAATATAAATTTGGTCATAGCCCGAGTGAATCTTTATCAACAGGATGCAAGG CGATGCTTCGTCCCGGAATGGTTGAATCAAGCTGCATGGTTAATGGATCTAACCTGGGCTTACATTCTGCAGTCCGATCACCTGTGAGCGCATTAATTGAAAACGCATTACTTCATCCGAGTTCAAGTGTTCCAGATACCTTGCCCTCTCCGGCGACAGTTGCGTCTGCAGGGAGAAAATTTAGCCTTTGTGAGCCCGATCACTCTCTGGATGACGTGAAGTTTGGTAACCAGTGCATTCCCAGTTTACATCCTCATTCCTTGCCTGAGTATCATGACATAGCCCATGGTATTCCGTGCAACTCTTCTGGTGCTATTGCAAACATGACTGGCAATGTGGGCCTTAGAATGTCAGAAGGAACAGACAGAAGGCCCACTTGTGGAGTCAATGCAAATGGTCACCTAATGGAACTGAATGGAGGAG CTTTTGGATCTCCTGGAAATGGGAGCTGCCCTGTTCATGCACATCCTTATTTGTGGAATAACTCCAACTCATACCAGAAGCATCCTTCAAGTCCCATGATGTGGCAGAATTCACCATCATTTACCAATGGTCCTAATGCACATCGCTTTCCACAAATGCCTGGATTCCACAGAACACCACCTCATATGCTGAACAGTACATCACCTGTGCAGCACCATGTAGGATCAGCTCCGGCTGTTAACCCTTCCCTTTGGGAAAGGCACGCCTATTCAGGGGAGTCTCCTGACACTTCTAGTCTTCACTTGGGTTCTCTTGGCATTGCACATTTTCCCAGCAGTCCCCAGATGCATCCTATGGAAATTCCTTCACACAACATATTTTCTCTTGTTGGTGGAAATTTCTTGGATATGACTACAAGTGCCCGGCAACGCTCTTCACAGGAGATCTGCCACATGTTTCCTGGAAGGAATTCGATGAGTTCAATGCCTACCTCTTTTGATTCTCCGAACGAACGTGTTAGACACCTATCTCACCGAAGAAATGAAGCAAATTCTAACATTGCTGATAAGAGACAATATGAGCTTGATATTGAACGTATATTGCGCGGGGAAGACAGAAGAACCACATTGATGATAAAGAACATTCCCAACAA GTATACTTCAAAGATGCTTCTTGCTGCAATTGATGAGCAGTGTCGAGGAATTTATGACTTTCTTTATTTGCCAATTGACTTCAAG AACAAATGCAATGTGGGATATGCATTCATCAACATGGTTGATCCTCATCAGATTGTTCCCTTCTTTAAG GCATTCAATGGTAAAAAATGGGAGAAGTTTAACAGTGAAAAGGTGGCATCACTTGCATATGCTCGTATTCAGGGGAAATCTGCTCTTATTGCCCATTTCCAGAATTCAAGTTTGATGAACGAAGACAAACGCTGTCGTCCCATTCTCTTTCACACAGAGGGTCCAAATGCTGGGGA
- the LOC18778038 gene encoding protein MEI2-like 1 isoform X1, whose product MPFEIMDQRGVSVSSHFFDEIPFPSERQVGFQKLKTMPDYQVGVDGTVATPGSMFSHSLPSRKLLPIGAQSADYLDMPQSNLAGEQTERLSIGGVANISKASWKPMDHQPKLWSDLSTKPTPYSSAGSKTVLHGAEHESSLFSSSLSEIFSRKLRLLKNDLIPHQATNNVASRHEEEPFESLEEIEAQTIGNLLPDENDLFSGVIDGLGYNTHAIIGDGFEDFDLFSSGGGMELEGEICAGLSDSDFSGGVSNGLGGCNGSIVGEHPNGEHPSRTLFVRNINSNVEDLELKSLFERFGDIRALYTACKHRGFVMISYYDIRAAQNALRALQSKPLRRRKLDIHFSIPKDNPSDKDINQGTLVLFNLDSSVSNDELSKTFGSYGEIKEIRETPHKPHNKFIEFYDVRAAEVALHALNRSEIGGKQIKLEPSRPGGVRRGLVQVSEQEQDEYKFGHSPSESLSTGCKAMLRPGMVESSCMVNGSNLGLHSAVRSPVSALIENALLHPSSSVPDTLPSPATVASAGRKFSLCEPDHSLDDVKFGNQCIPSLHPHSLPEYHDIAHGIPCNSSGAIANMTGNVGLRMSEGTDRRPTCGVNANGHLMELNGGAFGSPGNGSCPVHAHPYLWNNSNSYQKHPSSPMMWQNSPSFTNGPNAHRFPQMPGFHRTPPHMLNSTSPVQHHVGSAPAVNPSLWERHAYSGESPDTSSLHLGSLGIAHFPSSPQMHPMEIPSHNIFSLVGGNFLDMTTSARQRSSQEICHMFPGRNSMSSMPTSFDSPNERVRHLSHRRNEANSNIADKRQYELDIERILRGEDRRTTLMIKNIPNKYTSKMLLAAIDEQCRGIYDFLYLPIDFKNKCNVGYAFINMVDPHQIVPFFKAFNGKKWEKFNSEKVASLAYARIQGKSALIAHFQNSSLMNEDKRCRPILFHTEGPNAGDPEPFPMGTNIRSRPGKPRTAGYEDNHNQGSPSANGEESSKVLGLGGSFNSSKESD is encoded by the exons ATGCCATTTGAAATAATGGATCAAAGGGGTGTATCTGTCTCTTCCCACTTCTTTGATGAAATTCCTTTTCCTTCTGAG AGACAAGTTGGATTTCAGAAGCTGAAAACCATGCCTGATTACCAAG TGGGAGTGGATGGAACGGTAGCCACACCTGGCAGCATGTTCAGTCATTCTTTACCCTCAAGAAAGCTTTTACCAATTGGGGCACAATCAGCAGATTACTTGGATATGCCACAATCCAATCTGGCTGGGGAACAAACAGAAAGGCTAAGCATTGGCGGAGTTGCCAACATCTCCAAGGCCTCGTGGAAACCTATGGATCACCAACCAAAATTGTGGTCAGACTTGTCCACAAAGCCAACACCTTATAGCTCGGCTGGCAGCAAAACTGTTCTTCATGGCGCCGAGCATGAAAGTAGTCTGTTCTCAAGTTCGTTGTCTGAAATTTTTAGTAGAAAGT TGAGATTACTAAAGAATGATTTAATACCTCATCAAGCTACTAATAATGTTGCTTCCCGACATGAGGAAGAACCCTTTGaatctcttgaagaaattgaggCACAAACGATTGGGAATCTCCTTCCTGATGAAAATGACTTGTTTTCCGGCGTGATAGATGGGCTGGGTTATAATACTCATGCTATTATTGGTGATGGATTTGAAGATTTTGATCTCTTTAGCAGTGGTGGTGGCATGGAACTAGAAGGAGAAATCTGTGCAGGACTCTCTGATTCTGATTTTAGTGGGGGAGTTTCCAATGGTCTAGGGGGTTGTAATGGCTCAATTGTGGGTGAACACCCTAATGGTGAACACCCTTCTAGAACACTTTTTGTCCGGAATATTAATAGCAATGTTGAAGATTTGGAGTTGAAGTCTCTTTTTGAG CGATTTGGAGATATCCGGGCACTTTACACAGCCTGCAAACATCGTGGGTTTGTTATGATTTCTTATTATGATATAAGGGCAGCCCAAAATGCACTAAGAGCACTTCAAAGTAAGCCACTGAGGCGTAGGAAGCTTGACATACATTTTTCGATACCTAAG GACAATCCTTCTGATAAAGATATTAACCAAGGAACGCTGGTGTTATTCAACCTCGATTCTTCTGTTTCTAATGATGAGCTTTCTAAAACTTTTGGATCTTATggagaaattaaagaa aTCCGTGAGACTCCACACAAGCCTCATAACAAGTTCATAGAATTTTATGATGTTAGAGCTGCAGAAGTTGCTCTTCATGCGTTGAATAGGAGTGAAATTGGTGGGAAGCAGATCAAGCTTGAACCAAGCCGTCCAGGGGGTGTAAGGAGGGG TTTGGTTCAAGTTTCTGAGCAGGAGCAAGATGAATATAAATTTGGTCATAGCCCGAGTGAATCTTTATCAACAGGATGCAAGG CGATGCTTCGTCCCGGAATGGTTGAATCAAGCTGCATGGTTAATGGATCTAACCTGGGCTTACATTCTGCAGTCCGATCACCTGTGAGCGCATTAATTGAAAACGCATTACTTCATCCGAGTTCAAGTGTTCCAGATACCTTGCCCTCTCCGGCGACAGTTGCGTCTGCAGGGAGAAAATTTAGCCTTTGTGAGCCCGATCACTCTCTGGATGACGTGAAGTTTGGTAACCAGTGCATTCCCAGTTTACATCCTCATTCCTTGCCTGAGTATCATGACATAGCCCATGGTATTCCGTGCAACTCTTCTGGTGCTATTGCAAACATGACTGGCAATGTGGGCCTTAGAATGTCAGAAGGAACAGACAGAAGGCCCACTTGTGGAGTCAATGCAAATGGTCACCTAATGGAACTGAATGGAGGAG CTTTTGGATCTCCTGGAAATGGGAGCTGCCCTGTTCATGCACATCCTTATTTGTGGAATAACTCCAACTCATACCAGAAGCATCCTTCAAGTCCCATGATGTGGCAGAATTCACCATCATTTACCAATGGTCCTAATGCACATCGCTTTCCACAAATGCCTGGATTCCACAGAACACCACCTCATATGCTGAACAGTACATCACCTGTGCAGCACCATGTAGGATCAGCTCCGGCTGTTAACCCTTCCCTTTGGGAAAGGCACGCCTATTCAGGGGAGTCTCCTGACACTTCTAGTCTTCACTTGGGTTCTCTTGGCATTGCACATTTTCCCAGCAGTCCCCAGATGCATCCTATGGAAATTCCTTCACACAACATATTTTCTCTTGTTGGTGGAAATTTCTTGGATATGACTACAAGTGCCCGGCAACGCTCTTCACAGGAGATCTGCCACATGTTTCCTGGAAGGAATTCGATGAGTTCAATGCCTACCTCTTTTGATTCTCCGAACGAACGTGTTAGACACCTATCTCACCGAAGAAATGAAGCAAATTCTAACATTGCTGATAAGAGACAATATGAGCTTGATATTGAACGTATATTGCGCGGGGAAGACAGAAGAACCACATTGATGATAAAGAACATTCCCAACAA GTATACTTCAAAGATGCTTCTTGCTGCAATTGATGAGCAGTGTCGAGGAATTTATGACTTTCTTTATTTGCCAATTGACTTCAAG AACAAATGCAATGTGGGATATGCATTCATCAACATGGTTGATCCTCATCAGATTGTTCCCTTCTTTAAG GCATTCAATGGTAAAAAATGGGAGAAGTTTAACAGTGAAAAGGTGGCATCACTTGCATATGCTCGTATTCAGGGGAAATCTGCTCTTATTGCCCATTTCCAGAATTCAAGTTTGATGAACGAAGACAAACGCTGTCGTCCCATTCTCTTTCACACAGAGGGTCCAAATGCTGGGGA
- the LOC18778038 gene encoding protein MEI2-like 1 isoform X3: MFSHSLPSRKLLPIGAQSADYLDMPQSNLAGEQTERLSIGGVANISKASWKPMDHQPKLWSDLSTKPTPYSSAGSKTVLHGAEHESSLFSSSLSEIFSRKLRLLKNDLIPHQATNNVASRHEEEPFESLEEIEAQTIGNLLPDENDLFSGVIDGLGYNTHAIIGDGFEDFDLFSSGGGMELEGEICAGLSDSDFSGGVSNGLGGCNGSIVGEHPNGEHPSRTLFVRNINSNVEDLELKSLFERFGDIRALYTACKHRGFVMISYYDIRAAQNALRALQSKPLRRRKLDIHFSIPKDNPSDKDINQGTLVLFNLDSSVSNDELSKTFGSYGEIKEIRETPHKPHNKFIEFYDVRAAEVALHALNRSEIGGKQIKLEPSRPGGVRRGLVQVSEQEQDEYKFGHSPSESLSTGCKAMLRPGMVESSCMVNGSNLGLHSAVRSPVSALIENALLHPSSSVPDTLPSPATVASAGRKFSLCEPDHSLDDVKFGNQCIPSLHPHSLPEYHDIAHGIPCNSSGAIANMTGNVGLRMSEGTDRRPTCGVNANGHLMELNGGAFGSPGNGSCPVHAHPYLWNNSNSYQKHPSSPMMWQNSPSFTNGPNAHRFPQMPGFHRTPPHMLNSTSPVQHHVGSAPAVNPSLWERHAYSGESPDTSSLHLGSLGIAHFPSSPQMHPMEIPSHNIFSLVGGNFLDMTTSARQRSSQEICHMFPGRNSMSSMPTSFDSPNERVRHLSHRRNEANSNIADKRQYELDIERILRGEDRRTTLMIKNIPNKYTSKMLLAAIDEQCRGIYDFLYLPIDFKNKCNVGYAFINMVDPHQIVPFFKAFNGKKWEKFNSEKVASLAYARIQGKSALIAHFQNSSLMNEDKRCRPILFHTEGPNAGDPEPFPMGTNIRSRPGKPRTAGYEDNHNQGSPSANGEESSKVLGLGGSFNSSKESD, from the exons ATGTTCAGTCATTCTTTACCCTCAAGAAAGCTTTTACCAATTGGGGCACAATCAGCAGATTACTTGGATATGCCACAATCCAATCTGGCTGGGGAACAAACAGAAAGGCTAAGCATTGGCGGAGTTGCCAACATCTCCAAGGCCTCGTGGAAACCTATGGATCACCAACCAAAATTGTGGTCAGACTTGTCCACAAAGCCAACACCTTATAGCTCGGCTGGCAGCAAAACTGTTCTTCATGGCGCCGAGCATGAAAGTAGTCTGTTCTCAAGTTCGTTGTCTGAAATTTTTAGTAGAAAGT TGAGATTACTAAAGAATGATTTAATACCTCATCAAGCTACTAATAATGTTGCTTCCCGACATGAGGAAGAACCCTTTGaatctcttgaagaaattgaggCACAAACGATTGGGAATCTCCTTCCTGATGAAAATGACTTGTTTTCCGGCGTGATAGATGGGCTGGGTTATAATACTCATGCTATTATTGGTGATGGATTTGAAGATTTTGATCTCTTTAGCAGTGGTGGTGGCATGGAACTAGAAGGAGAAATCTGTGCAGGACTCTCTGATTCTGATTTTAGTGGGGGAGTTTCCAATGGTCTAGGGGGTTGTAATGGCTCAATTGTGGGTGAACACCCTAATGGTGAACACCCTTCTAGAACACTTTTTGTCCGGAATATTAATAGCAATGTTGAAGATTTGGAGTTGAAGTCTCTTTTTGAG CGATTTGGAGATATCCGGGCACTTTACACAGCCTGCAAACATCGTGGGTTTGTTATGATTTCTTATTATGATATAAGGGCAGCCCAAAATGCACTAAGAGCACTTCAAAGTAAGCCACTGAGGCGTAGGAAGCTTGACATACATTTTTCGATACCTAAG GACAATCCTTCTGATAAAGATATTAACCAAGGAACGCTGGTGTTATTCAACCTCGATTCTTCTGTTTCTAATGATGAGCTTTCTAAAACTTTTGGATCTTATggagaaattaaagaa aTCCGTGAGACTCCACACAAGCCTCATAACAAGTTCATAGAATTTTATGATGTTAGAGCTGCAGAAGTTGCTCTTCATGCGTTGAATAGGAGTGAAATTGGTGGGAAGCAGATCAAGCTTGAACCAAGCCGTCCAGGGGGTGTAAGGAGGGG TTTGGTTCAAGTTTCTGAGCAGGAGCAAGATGAATATAAATTTGGTCATAGCCCGAGTGAATCTTTATCAACAGGATGCAAGG CGATGCTTCGTCCCGGAATGGTTGAATCAAGCTGCATGGTTAATGGATCTAACCTGGGCTTACATTCTGCAGTCCGATCACCTGTGAGCGCATTAATTGAAAACGCATTACTTCATCCGAGTTCAAGTGTTCCAGATACCTTGCCCTCTCCGGCGACAGTTGCGTCTGCAGGGAGAAAATTTAGCCTTTGTGAGCCCGATCACTCTCTGGATGACGTGAAGTTTGGTAACCAGTGCATTCCCAGTTTACATCCTCATTCCTTGCCTGAGTATCATGACATAGCCCATGGTATTCCGTGCAACTCTTCTGGTGCTATTGCAAACATGACTGGCAATGTGGGCCTTAGAATGTCAGAAGGAACAGACAGAAGGCCCACTTGTGGAGTCAATGCAAATGGTCACCTAATGGAACTGAATGGAGGAG CTTTTGGATCTCCTGGAAATGGGAGCTGCCCTGTTCATGCACATCCTTATTTGTGGAATAACTCCAACTCATACCAGAAGCATCCTTCAAGTCCCATGATGTGGCAGAATTCACCATCATTTACCAATGGTCCTAATGCACATCGCTTTCCACAAATGCCTGGATTCCACAGAACACCACCTCATATGCTGAACAGTACATCACCTGTGCAGCACCATGTAGGATCAGCTCCGGCTGTTAACCCTTCCCTTTGGGAAAGGCACGCCTATTCAGGGGAGTCTCCTGACACTTCTAGTCTTCACTTGGGTTCTCTTGGCATTGCACATTTTCCCAGCAGTCCCCAGATGCATCCTATGGAAATTCCTTCACACAACATATTTTCTCTTGTTGGTGGAAATTTCTTGGATATGACTACAAGTGCCCGGCAACGCTCTTCACAGGAGATCTGCCACATGTTTCCTGGAAGGAATTCGATGAGTTCAATGCCTACCTCTTTTGATTCTCCGAACGAACGTGTTAGACACCTATCTCACCGAAGAAATGAAGCAAATTCTAACATTGCTGATAAGAGACAATATGAGCTTGATATTGAACGTATATTGCGCGGGGAAGACAGAAGAACCACATTGATGATAAAGAACATTCCCAACAA GTATACTTCAAAGATGCTTCTTGCTGCAATTGATGAGCAGTGTCGAGGAATTTATGACTTTCTTTATTTGCCAATTGACTTCAAG AACAAATGCAATGTGGGATATGCATTCATCAACATGGTTGATCCTCATCAGATTGTTCCCTTCTTTAAG GCATTCAATGGTAAAAAATGGGAGAAGTTTAACAGTGAAAAGGTGGCATCACTTGCATATGCTCGTATTCAGGGGAAATCTGCTCTTATTGCCCATTTCCAGAATTCAAGTTTGATGAACGAAGACAAACGCTGTCGTCCCATTCTCTTTCACACAGAGGGTCCAAATGCTGGGGA
- the LOC18777208 gene encoding centromere protein S, with the protein MEREEEDSVSELLRDRFRVSTISIAEAEAKRNDMEISGPVMTCIADLAFKFTEQLAKDLELFAQHAGRKTANMEDVILSAHRNEHLAALLRSFSNDLKAREPQSERKRKKSSKKEDQATTSVVHIPDS; encoded by the exons atggagagggaagaagaagactcggTGAGCGAGCTTTTGAGAGATCGATTCAGAGTCTCCACCATCTCTATCGCCGAAGCCGAAG CGAAGAGAAACGACATGGAAATTTCGGGACCCGTGATGACTTGCATTGCCGATTTGGCCTTCAAATTTACTG AACAGTTGGCAAAGGACCTGGAGTTATTTGCTCAACACGCTGGTCGTAAAACTGCAAACATGGAAGATGTCATACTTTCTG CACATAGAAATGAACATCTGGCTGCCTTATTGAGGTCCTTCAGCAATGATCTGAAAGCCAGAGAGCCCCAATctgagaggaagagaaagaaatcatCAAAAAAGGAAGACCAAGCAACTACCAGTGTAGTCCATATTCCAGATTCTTAG
- the LOC18777642 gene encoding trihelix transcription factor ASR3: protein MALDSIKHEGASSTTSDQVDRQQVPNGSSDDRAKRHPRWTRHETFVLIEGKKVVENAVQKGRSRSSSALGSDHFEPKWDLVSSYCKQRGVSREPVQCRKRWSNLLVDFKKIRNWESQIKGAAESFWVMRNDVRKERKLPGFFDREVYNILDGNAVTATAACPLALFIPVQTDAQSGDGAEAAAAEEEEEEEPGKAANGLQQDMAEDGLCSDSEESEQEETESKKENLMQDSPATTVTTPMPSSGTIKEKRGLDSNACGEHISQEKRKQRRLAIDGCENNYSDQLIRVLERNNALLNAQLEARNINCHLDREQRKEQSNSLLAAISKVTDALVRIADKL, encoded by the exons ATGGCATTAGACTCAATCAAACATGAAGGTGCTAGCTCTACTACATCTGACCAGGTTGACAGACAGCAGGTGCCGAATGGGAGCAGTGACGACAGGGCCAAACGACACCCTCGATGGACCAGGCACGAGACGTTTGTCCTCATAGAGGGCAAGAAGGTCGTGGAGAATGCGGTTCAGAAGGGCCGCAGCAGATCTTCTTCAGCCTTGGGGTCCGACCATTTTGAACCAAAGTGGGATCTGGTCTCATCATACTGTAAGCAGCGAGGTGTGAGCAGAGAGCCAGTTCAGTGCAGGAAAAGATGGAGCAATCTTCTTGTTGATTTCAAGAAAATCAGGAACTGGGAGTCACAGATAAAAGGAGCGGCTGAGTCTTTTTGGGTGATGAGAAATGATGTGAGGAAGGAGAGGAAGCTTCCCGGTTTCTTCGATCGGGAAGTTTACAACATCTTGGATGGAAATGCTGTGACTGCAACAGCAGCATGTCCACTGGCATTGTTTATCCCAGTACAAACAGATGCACAGAGTGGTGATGGGGCAGAAGCGGCAgctgcagaagaagaagaggaggaggaaccTGGAAAAGCTGCCAATGGCCTTCAACAGGATATGGCAGAAGATGGTTTATGTTCAGATTCTGAGGAGTCAGAGCAAGAGGAGACAGAGTCCAAGAAGGAAAACCTGATGCAAGACAGTCCGGCAACAACAGTCACAACTCCAATGCCTTCTTCAG GCACAATAAAAGAGAAACGGGGTTTAGACTCAAATGCATGTGGAGAGCATATCTCTCAGGAGAAACGGAAGCAGAGACGGTTGGCAATAGACGGATGTGAAAACAACTACAGTGACCAGTTGATCAGAGTACTTGAGAGGAACAACGCCCTGCTGAATGCCCAACTTGAAGCTCGTAACATAAATTGCCACTTGGATAGGGAACAGAGGAAGGAGCAAAGTAACAGCTTACTTGCTGCCATCAGCAAGGTCACAGATGCTCTAGTGAGAATCGCAGATAAATTATGA
- the LOC18777021 gene encoding magnesium protoporphyrin IX methyltransferase, chloroplastic: MASSASLSSPLHFHNPHPRFSPKPSTTLRPTTTATKPLFAIPPPLTAVADVDSATIAAIGGGSVAALAAALSLADPERRRRLQAEEVGGGDKEVVKDYFNKSGFERWKKIYGETDDVNRVQRDIRLGHSKTVENVMKMLTDEGKLEGVTVCDAGCGTGCLAIPLAKEGAVVTAADISAAMVAEAEKQAREQLQLSNRGFSGGPVMPKFEVKDLESLDGKYDTVVCLDVLIHYPQSKADAMIAHLASLAENRLLISFAPKTLYYDLLKRIGELFPGPSKATRAYLHAEADVERALKKVGWRIRKRGLTTTQFYFSRLVEAVPAK, encoded by the exons atggcatCTTCAGCCTCACTATCTTCCCCACTCCACTTCCACAACCCACACCCCAGATTCTCCCCAAAACCCTCTACCACCCTAAGacccaccaccaccgccaccaaGCCCCTCTTCGCCATCCCGCCGCCCCTCACAGCCGTCGCCGACGTCGACAGCGCCACCATCGCCGCTATCGGCGGCGGCTCGGTAGCCGCACTCGCCGCCGCGCTCTCCTTAGCCGACCCAGAGAGGCGCCGTCGCCTCCAAGCCGAGGAGGTCGGCGGCGGCGATAAGGAGGTGGTGAAGGACTACTTCAACAAGTCCGGGTTCGAGCGGTGGAAGAAGATATATGGCGAGACGGATGACGTCAACAGGGTTCAGAGAGATATCAGGCTTGGGCACTCCAAGACCGTTGAAAATGTGATGAAGATGCTGACCGATGAAGGAAAGCTTGAAGGGGTTACTGTGTGTGACGCTGGGTGCGGGACGGGCTGTTTGGCGATTCCGCTGGCGAAGGAAGGTGCCGTTGTCACTGCTGCTGATATTTCAGCTGCCATGGTTGCTGAGGCTGAGAAGCAG GCAAGAGAGCAGCTTCAGTTGAGCAATCGTGGGTTCTCAGGAGGGCCAGTAATGCCTAAATTTGAAGTGAAGGATTTAGAGAGCTTGGATGGGAAGTATGACACAGTGGTCTGTCTAGATGTTTTGATTCATTACCCACAGAGCAAGGCTGATGCGATGATTGCCCATCTTGCTTCATTGGCTGAAAATAGATTACTTATCAGTTTTGCACCAAAGACATTGTATTATGATTTGCTAAAGAGGATAGGAGAGTTGTTCCCGGGGCCTTCGAAGGCAACGAGGGCATATCTACACGCGGAGGCAGATGTTGAGAGGGCTTTAAAGAAGGTTGGGTGGAGGATAAGGAAGAGAGGACTGACCACtacacaattttatttttcgagGCTGGTTGAGGCTGTTCCTGCTAAATAA